A stretch of Pseudoclavibacter chungangensis DNA encodes these proteins:
- a CDS encoding substrate-binding domain-containing protein produces the protein MAGVSVTTASRVLNGADASHPVSPEVRAAVTAAAEQLGYRPSATARALKQGRSDLIGVIVSDILDPYFGELTRGIEIASAAAGFVTVSANGNRDPEQELTRFRALRQHGAAGIVFCGSDIDGAPGTAALAREVNRAIREGTRVVSLAPRGFTSAQIVVDNTATSAHLTAHLIGTGARDIVFVGGIPGLAAADERISGYRSTMYERGLKPHVVGLDGMNQTAGRDVVATILAGATTPDAFLCTNDETAVGAIAALWNAGVDVPGDVAIASIGGTAGGRIFDLTAVELPLGELGRLAVEYVADDTDRVPDAPVATLRIGRTTRERTD, from the coding sequence GTGGCCGGGGTCTCGGTCACGACCGCCTCACGCGTGCTCAACGGCGCCGATGCGAGTCACCCCGTCTCGCCCGAGGTGCGTGCCGCGGTCACGGCCGCCGCCGAGCAGCTCGGCTACCGTCCGAGCGCGACGGCGCGGGCGCTCAAGCAGGGCCGGAGCGACCTCATCGGCGTCATCGTGAGCGACATCCTCGACCCGTACTTCGGCGAACTCACGCGCGGCATCGAGATCGCGTCGGCCGCGGCCGGCTTCGTGACGGTCAGCGCGAACGGCAACCGCGACCCCGAGCAGGAGCTCACGCGGTTCCGCGCACTCCGTCAGCACGGTGCCGCCGGCATCGTCTTCTGCGGCAGTGACATCGACGGAGCGCCCGGCACGGCCGCCCTCGCGCGCGAGGTGAACCGCGCGATCCGCGAGGGGACGCGCGTCGTGAGCCTCGCCCCGCGGGGCTTCACGAGCGCACAGATCGTGGTCGACAACACCGCGACGTCAGCGCACCTCACGGCGCACCTCATCGGGACCGGCGCGCGCGACATCGTGTTCGTCGGCGGCATCCCGGGACTCGCCGCCGCGGACGAGCGGATCTCTGGCTATCGCTCGACGATGTACGAGCGCGGCCTCAAGCCGCATGTCGTCGGCCTGGACGGGATGAACCAGACGGCGGGACGGGACGTCGTGGCCACGATCCTCGCCGGTGCGACGACACCCGACGCGTTCCTCTGCACGAACGACGAGACCGCGGTGGGCGCGATCGCGGCGCTCTGGAACGCCGGCGTCGACGTGCCGGGCGACGTCGCGATCGCGAGCATCGGCGGTACCGCGGGCGGGCGCATCTTCGACCTCACGGCCGTCGAGCTCCCCCTCGGCGAGCTCGGCCGCCTCGCCGTCGAGTACGTCGCCGACGACACCGATCGGGTGCCCGACGCGCCCGTCGCGACGCTGCGCATCGGTCGGACGACCCGGGAACGCACCGACTGA
- a CDS encoding YitT family protein — translation MQRSVRKALTVHAAHPFFAEGFRIANVVVGGLLVAFGLEAFLIPNGFLDGGVTGIAIILGSFVDLPIGVFIGVLNLPFVLLVWWKVGHRSAIRTAIGIATLSVATILLHHMHPLTENFLLALFFGGALLGVGIGIALRSGGALDGTEALASLISNRSAFSVDQIILGINVVIFTVAASVIGAESAMASAALFFLAVSPMIKRVVDGNAEMKTARVMTNLPLEVASAIAPTIKRRISADKRTVFTEGEGFSNEMMELWFTVARLEEAEVTELVLKTDPDATVIFNDVTSLHGGIYEDRASAH, via the coding sequence ATGCAGCGATCCGTCCGGAAGGCCCTGACCGTCCACGCGGCCCACCCGTTCTTCGCGGAGGGATTCCGGATCGCGAACGTCGTCGTCGGTGGCCTGCTCGTCGCGTTCGGCCTCGAAGCGTTCCTCATCCCGAACGGATTCCTCGACGGCGGCGTCACCGGCATCGCGATCATTCTCGGCTCGTTCGTCGACCTCCCGATCGGTGTGTTCATCGGCGTCCTGAACCTGCCGTTCGTCCTGCTCGTGTGGTGGAAGGTCGGTCACCGCAGCGCGATCCGCACCGCGATCGGCATCGCGACGCTCTCGGTCGCGACGATCCTCCTGCACCACATGCACCCGCTGACCGAGAACTTCCTCCTCGCGCTCTTCTTCGGCGGTGCGCTGCTCGGCGTGGGAATCGGTATCGCTCTGCGCAGCGGTGGTGCGCTCGACGGCACGGAGGCGCTCGCCTCGCTCATCTCGAACCGCTCGGCGTTCAGCGTCGACCAGATCATCCTCGGCATCAACGTCGTCATCTTCACGGTCGCGGCCTCCGTCATCGGCGCCGAGTCGGCGATGGCGTCAGCCGCGCTCTTCTTCCTCGCCGTCTCACCGATGATCAAGCGCGTCGTGGACGGCAACGCCGAGATGAAGACCGCGCGCGTCATGACGAACCTGCCGCTCGAGGTCGCGAGCGCGATCGCCCCCACCATCAAGCGCCGCATCTCCGCCGACAAGCGCACGGTCTTCACCGAGGGCGAGGGGTTCTCGAACGAGATGATGGAGCTGTGGTTCACGGTCGCGCGCCTCGAGGAGGCCGAGGTCACCGAGCTCGTGCTGAAGACCGATCCCGACGCGACCGTCATCTTCAACGACGTGACGTCGCTGCACGGCGGGATCTACGAGGACCGGGCCTCAGCCCACTGA
- a CDS encoding GNAT family N-acetyltransferase produces MMELVGPEDRDRLPAQLAVRDLYVAAAAQPPLNEPEDVGVAFAGVYASAVAREPVCAVADHDGPRLAAFACGYPWRWAEQRYPWSDELERRLGQRAHLLEGTHALLLLARHPSLQGTGRGRRVLDAWLELIGGGPAWLQTTDVASPARRLYEASGFEAIGHGPNAPDGRPGLVMFRA; encoded by the coding sequence GTGATGGAACTCGTTGGTCCGGAGGACCGGGATCGTCTGCCCGCGCAGCTTGCCGTGCGGGACCTCTACGTCGCGGCCGCCGCGCAACCGCCACTGAACGAGCCGGAGGACGTCGGCGTCGCCTTCGCCGGGGTGTACGCTTCGGCCGTCGCGCGTGAACCGGTGTGCGCCGTGGCGGATCATGACGGTCCACGGCTCGCGGCGTTCGCGTGCGGATACCCGTGGCGCTGGGCGGAGCAGCGCTACCCGTGGTCCGACGAACTCGAGCGGCGTCTGGGGCAGCGGGCACACCTGCTCGAGGGCACGCACGCGCTGCTGCTCCTCGCACGCCACCCGTCACTTCAGGGCACCGGGCGGGGCCGGCGCGTCCTCGACGCGTGGCTCGAGCTCATCGGCGGCGGCCCGGCCTGGCTCCAGACCACGGATGTCGCCTCACCGGCCCGACGCCTCTACGAGGCGAGCGGCTTCGAAGCGATCGGGCACGGCCCGAACGCGCCGGACGGCAGGCCGGGCCTCGTCATGTTCCGCGCCTGA
- a CDS encoding carbamoyl-phosphate synthase large subunit yields MRVLVTSSRNPFALDIVRKLATTGSTVVASDTFDGAVGSHSKYLLAHEVTASPTFDTDAFTADVVRIVEHYELDTIIPTFEEAFYLSARRADLPSHVRLYTGEFTQLAHLHDKNSFQRIAKAADVPVPETIIATDDASLRAATERYPHWFARAAFSRGGVALLTNTGPIAAQSDIADVHPTREQPWLVQPFVSGPMVCTYSTVIDGRVTSHATYRAIEQWENSTAVGFESIDSTVTFEYVQRIVGQLGNYSGQLSFDFVDHDGGLLGIECNPRTTNGVTLMTAEHFATAVSTPGSGPFVVEPGVRTEISAAVLAEAFAQPLRHMPTSVRELLTVPDLGKGWHDGGAMLWAPAALVHGLRLGRGQHEKALAALGEDIVWDGGPIEGTTPEQQRMLAELHAEGE; encoded by the coding sequence ATGAGGGTCCTCGTCACGAGCTCGCGCAACCCGTTCGCGCTCGACATCGTCCGCAAGCTCGCGACGACCGGCAGCACGGTCGTCGCGTCCGACACGTTCGACGGTGCGGTCGGGAGCCACTCGAAGTACCTGCTCGCGCACGAGGTCACGGCGTCACCGACGTTCGACACCGATGCGTTCACCGCCGATGTCGTGCGCATCGTCGAGCACTACGAGCTCGACACGATCATCCCGACGTTCGAGGAGGCGTTCTACCTCTCGGCGCGCCGTGCCGATCTGCCGTCGCACGTGCGCCTCTACACGGGGGAGTTCACGCAGCTCGCGCACCTGCACGACAAGAACAGCTTCCAGCGCATCGCGAAGGCCGCCGACGTCCCGGTGCCCGAGACGATCATCGCGACCGACGACGCGTCGCTCCGGGCCGCGACCGAGCGGTACCCGCACTGGTTCGCGCGGGCCGCGTTCTCGCGCGGCGGCGTCGCGCTCCTGACGAACACGGGGCCGATCGCGGCGCAGAGCGACATCGCGGACGTGCACCCGACGAGGGAGCAGCCATGGCTCGTGCAGCCGTTCGTCTCGGGGCCCATGGTGTGCACCTACTCGACCGTCATCGACGGCCGCGTCACCTCGCACGCGACCTATCGCGCGATCGAGCAGTGGGAGAACAGCACGGCGGTGGGGTTCGAGTCGATCGACTCGACGGTCACGTTCGAGTACGTGCAGCGAATCGTCGGGCAGCTCGGGAACTACAGCGGACAACTCTCGTTCGACTTCGTCGACCACGACGGCGGCCTGCTCGGCATCGAGTGCAACCCGCGCACGACGAACGGTGTCACGCTCATGACCGCGGAGCACTTCGCGACGGCGGTCTCGACGCCCGGCTCGGGGCCGTTCGTCGTCGAGCCCGGCGTGCGGACGGAGATCTCGGCCGCCGTCCTCGCCGAGGCGTTCGCGCAGCCGCTGCGTCACATGCCGACCTCGGTGCGCGAACTGCTCACGGTGCCCGACCTCGGCAAGGGCTGGCACGACGGGGGAGCGATGCTGTGGGCGCCCGCGGCGCTCGTCCACGGTCTACGCCTCGGGCGTGGGCAGCACGAGAAGGCCCTCGCCGCGCTCGGCGAGGACATCGTGTGGGACGGCGGCCCGATCGAGGGAACGACGCCCGAGCAGCAGCGCATGCTCGCGGAGCTCCACGCCGAGGGCGAGTAG
- a CDS encoding MFS transporter produces the protein MSRDTSAKRDPKNSPARAAVASMVGGALEYDDNYIYALAAALVFGHVFFPPEAGGAATLASLATFAVSYVARPLGAILLGHMGDRIGRKTVLVVILVLMGTCTFVVGLLPGYAQIGLWAPVLLVILRILQGISVGGETAAATVLTIEVAPEGRRAFFTSWAPNGIVAGFVLATLVFIPISAMPSEDLYAWGWRIPFLLSVIVTIAGFVIRAKLDEPEAFAEAKDDDALVKVPVLEVFRSHWAAIIRVVFCSLAFAIDTVIKVYALTFATTQYGIPDSTMLGVLIVSHIGALVTQPLIAKIADRVGRKPVFVIGNVGCAAMIFAYFLAIESQNIPLLYLAGFVSVACAYAAINATFPSFFAEMFNLKVRQTGMALGQQIGLIAAGFAPSVYLALSANDPANWMPVAIISALIAVVAAIAALTAPETARTPLDELGAPITRSHTLAAREPARTGATS, from the coding sequence ATGTCCCGGGACACCAGCGCGAAGCGCGATCCCAAGAACTCTCCCGCTCGCGCGGCCGTCGCCAGCATGGTCGGCGGCGCGCTCGAGTACGACGACAACTACATCTACGCCCTCGCGGCGGCTCTCGTGTTCGGCCACGTCTTCTTCCCGCCCGAGGCGGGTGGCGCGGCGACGCTCGCCTCGCTCGCGACGTTCGCCGTCTCGTACGTCGCGCGTCCGCTCGGCGCGATCCTGCTCGGCCACATGGGCGACCGCATCGGGCGCAAGACGGTGCTCGTCGTCATCCTCGTGCTCATGGGCACGTGCACGTTCGTCGTCGGCCTCCTGCCCGGCTACGCCCAGATCGGGCTCTGGGCGCCCGTCCTGCTCGTGATCCTGCGCATCCTGCAGGGCATCTCGGTCGGCGGCGAGACGGCCGCGGCGACGGTCCTCACGATCGAGGTCGCGCCCGAGGGACGCCGCGCCTTCTTCACGAGCTGGGCGCCGAACGGCATCGTCGCCGGCTTCGTGCTCGCGACGCTCGTGTTCATCCCCATCTCGGCCATGCCGAGCGAGGACCTCTACGCGTGGGGCTGGCGAATCCCCTTCCTCCTGAGCGTGATCGTCACGATCGCCGGGTTCGTGATCCGCGCGAAGCTCGACGAACCCGAGGCGTTCGCCGAGGCGAAGGACGATGACGCGCTCGTCAAGGTCCCCGTCCTCGAGGTCTTCCGCTCGCACTGGGCCGCGATCATCCGCGTCGTGTTCTGCTCGCTCGCCTTCGCGATCGACACGGTCATCAAGGTCTACGCGCTCACGTTCGCGACGACGCAGTACGGCATCCCCGACAGCACGATGCTCGGCGTGCTCATCGTGAGCCACATCGGTGCGCTCGTGACACAACCGCTCATCGCGAAGATCGCCGACCGCGTCGGCCGCAAGCCCGTGTTCGTCATCGGCAACGTCGGTTGCGCGGCCATGATCTTCGCCTACTTCCTCGCGATCGAGTCGCAGAACATCCCGCTGCTGTACCTCGCGGGATTCGTCTCGGTGGCGTGCGCCTACGCCGCGATCAACGCGACCTTCCCGTCGTTCTTCGCCGAGATGTTCAACCTCAAGGTGCGCCAGACGGGCATGGCCCTCGGCCAGCAGATCGGCCTCATCGCCGCCGGATTCGCGCCGAGCGTCTACCTCGCGCTCTCGGCGAACGACCCCGCGAACTGGATGCCCGTCGCGATCATCTCCGCACTCATCGCCGTCGTCGCCGCGATCGCGGCACTCACGGCCCCCGAGACCGCGCGCACACCGCTCGACGAACTCGGCGCTCCCATCACCCGCAGCCACACGCTCGCCGCCCGCGAGCCCGCACGTACAGGAGCCACCTCATGA
- a CDS encoding aldo/keto reductase, whose product MTITLSFPDGRSVPVLGQGTWNMGDDRGRRDEEIATLRAGLDLGLRVVDTAEMYGGGRSERLVGEAIAGRRDEVFLVDKVLPSNASRRGTIEACERSLAALATDRIDLYLLHWPGSHPLSDTIEAFEELVERGLVRSWGVSNFDVDELDAIPRDAALQTDQVLYNPSRRGPEFDLFPALKARGVPAMAYSPIEQGRLLGDAALADVAARHDATVAQIALAWTIRSGDVLAIPKASSVAHVEANAAALDIRLDADDLAAIDRAFPPPRRAQPLEVI is encoded by the coding sequence ATGACCATCACGCTCAGCTTTCCCGACGGCCGCTCCGTGCCCGTCCTCGGTCAGGGGACCTGGAACATGGGTGACGACCGCGGACGCCGCGACGAGGAGATCGCGACGCTCCGGGCGGGCCTCGACCTCGGGCTCCGCGTCGTCGACACGGCCGAGATGTACGGCGGCGGGCGTTCGGAACGACTCGTGGGCGAGGCGATCGCGGGACGGCGCGACGAGGTGTTCCTCGTCGACAAGGTGCTCCCGTCGAACGCGTCCCGGCGCGGCACGATCGAGGCGTGCGAGCGGAGCCTCGCCGCGCTCGCGACGGACCGGATCGACCTGTACCTCCTGCACTGGCCCGGTTCGCACCCGCTCTCGGACACGATCGAGGCGTTCGAGGAGCTCGTCGAACGCGGCCTCGTCCGCTCGTGGGGCGTGAGCAACTTCGATGTCGACGAGCTCGACGCGATTCCGCGCGACGCAGCACTCCAGACCGATCAGGTGCTCTACAACCCGTCGCGGCGCGGCCCGGAGTTCGACCTGTTCCCGGCCCTGAAAGCGCGCGGCGTGCCGGCGATGGCCTACTCGCCCATCGAGCAGGGGCGCCTGCTCGGCGACGCGGCGCTCGCGGACGTCGCGGCGCGCCACGACGCGACCGTCGCGCAGATCGCGCTCGCGTGGACGATCCGCTCTGGCGACGTGCTCGCGATCCCGAAGGCATCGTCCGTCGCACACGTCGAGGCGAACGCCGCGGCGCTCGACATCCGGCTCGATGCGGACGACCTCGCGGCGATCGATCGGGCGTTCCCCCCGCCCCGCCGGGCGCAGCCGCTCGAGGTGATCTGA
- a CDS encoding sugar phosphate isomerase/epimerase family protein: protein MSIELSLNQATARPYPLTDTAEAAAAAGIRHIGLWIEPVEELGLERTARLLADTGLSVSSVCRAGFVADKRGAELVRALDDTRRALDLCAAVGAPALTFIAGATPADDRDVRAAEGRVRDALEQLAPHAAETGVRLALEPIHPLFVTSRSAVTTVRQGLRVIEGLPSEVAGLVVDAYAVFWDPELHESLHEAGDRIAAYQVDDFALPLALPENMNSRLLPGEGEIDLPAITASVRGAGFRGPIEVEIFQEALWREPLETIVARTVASFERAIAAPVTEREGHA, encoded by the coding sequence ATGAGCATCGAACTGAGCCTCAACCAGGCGACGGCGAGGCCCTACCCGCTCACGGACACCGCCGAGGCGGCGGCCGCCGCCGGGATCCGCCACATCGGGCTCTGGATCGAACCCGTCGAGGAGCTCGGGCTCGAGCGCACCGCCCGCCTCCTCGCCGACACGGGCCTGTCGGTCAGCTCGGTGTGCCGCGCCGGATTCGTCGCCGACAAGCGCGGCGCCGAACTCGTCCGGGCGCTCGACGACACCCGACGGGCACTCGACCTGTGCGCCGCCGTCGGGGCGCCGGCACTCACGTTCATCGCGGGTGCGACACCCGCGGACGACCGTGACGTGCGCGCCGCCGAGGGGCGCGTGCGCGATGCGCTCGAGCAGCTCGCCCCGCACGCCGCCGAGACGGGCGTGCGGCTCGCGCTCGAACCCATCCACCCGCTGTTCGTGACGAGCCGCAGCGCGGTCACGACCGTCCGCCAGGGGCTCCGCGTCATCGAGGGGCTGCCGAGCGAGGTCGCCGGACTCGTCGTCGACGCCTACGCCGTGTTCTGGGACCCCGAGCTGCACGAGTCACTCCACGAGGCGGGCGACCGGATCGCGGCCTATCAGGTCGACGACTTCGCGCTGCCACTCGCGCTGCCCGAGAACATGAACAGCAGGCTGCTGCCCGGCGAGGGCGAGATCGACCTGCCCGCGATCACCGCGAGCGTCCGGGGTGCAGGATTCCGCGGCCCCATCGAAGTGGAGATCTTCCAGGAAGCACTGTGGCGCGAGCCGCTCGAGACGATCGTGGCGCGAACCGTCGCGTCGTTCGAGCGCGCGATCGCGGCACCCGTCACGGAACGCGAGGGACACGCATGA
- a CDS encoding Gfo/Idh/MocA family protein, with protein sequence MTAPRRIGIVGCGNIADNHVAAYRSIDGVEVVAVCDVDVERARDFAVERGIAHATGSVTDLVALGLDALSVCTPHPTHEAVVVEAASAGVHVLCEKPIATSAAAARRMIDAAESNGVTLAVVFQRRFWPGSRRVRAAIEDGTLGTPMLGDCRVLLHRGRDYYDSAPWRGTWAADGGGVLMTQAIHYIDLLQWFLGEPVEVYGSAGAFVLSDAIEVEDTAAAVITFASGAVATLSATVAASPNLGSEITVTGTSGATVSIGEYPEGSDADIELWAVPGEERAHSELASGGFRPDKSVAEVNASLGHLHRMQIEDFVAALREGREPAVTGAQALRSLQIVEAVYESARTGAPVPIETRDPVTAVLPHLGTVVEANA encoded by the coding sequence ATGACCGCACCCCGTCGCATCGGCATCGTCGGATGCGGCAACATCGCCGACAACCACGTCGCCGCCTACCGTTCCATCGACGGGGTCGAGGTCGTCGCCGTGTGCGACGTCGACGTCGAACGCGCCCGCGACTTCGCGGTCGAGCGGGGCATCGCACACGCGACGGGCTCCGTGACCGATCTCGTCGCGCTCGGCCTCGACGCGCTGAGCGTCTGCACGCCGCACCCGACCCACGAGGCGGTCGTCGTCGAGGCGGCCTCGGCCGGGGTCCACGTGCTGTGCGAGAAGCCCATTGCGACGAGCGCCGCGGCGGCGCGACGCATGATCGACGCCGCCGAGTCGAACGGCGTCACCCTCGCGGTCGTCTTCCAGCGCCGTTTCTGGCCCGGCTCGCGTCGCGTCCGCGCCGCGATCGAGGACGGGACCCTCGGCACACCCATGCTCGGCGACTGCCGCGTGCTGCTGCATCGCGGCCGCGACTACTACGACTCCGCGCCCTGGCGCGGCACGTGGGCCGCGGACGGCGGCGGCGTGCTCATGACGCAGGCGATCCACTACATCGACCTGCTGCAGTGGTTCCTCGGCGAGCCCGTCGAGGTCTACGGCAGCGCGGGCGCGTTCGTCCTGTCCGACGCGATCGAGGTCGAGGACACGGCCGCCGCGGTCATCACGTTCGCCTCGGGCGCCGTCGCCACGCTGTCCGCGACCGTCGCCGCGAGCCCCAACCTGGGAAGCGAGATCACGGTCACGGGGACGTCCGGCGCGACCGTCTCGATCGGCGAGTACCCCGAGGGCTCCGATGCCGACATCGAGCTCTGGGCCGTGCCGGGCGAGGAGCGGGCACACTCCGAGCTCGCGTCCGGCGGCTTCCGCCCCGACAAGTCGGTCGCCGAGGTCAACGCGTCCCTCGGCCACCTCCACCGCATGCAGATCGAGGACTTCGTCGCCGCGCTGCGCGAGGGCCGCGAACCCGCGGTCACGGGCGCGCAGGCCCTGCGCTCGCTGCAGATCGTCGAGGCCGTGTACGAGTCGGCCCGTACGGGGGCACCCGTGCCGATCGAGACCCGTGACCCCGTCACCGCCGTGCTCCCGCACCTCGGGACGGTCGTGGAGGCGAACGCATGA
- a CDS encoding alpha/beta fold hydrolase, producing MRTVIGAVLRGIARSSSGLRHVRRPAVVGAPEFDLAYLRTGPRSRHPIVVVPGGPGLASTLPYRDLRRRATRLGLDLIMIEHRGIGLSRTDTRAEDLPASAMRIEAVLDDIAAVLDREDVESAIVYGASYGSYLAQGFGVRHPTRVHAMILDSPILSTRDHLVERELVRDLLLRGASPGTARPAAAIRRLLADGEDPIDLLCVTRAAYELGGHRLLDHVLALRLRGVRGLAWRVLDAYAGRGAVAGAPIPCIYEFDLVGTIAFREMRYGPDPDGEPFDPTQAYAALAPDYEQFAGEPFDLEAELPRFVWPVVVMTGHDDLRTPPSIARRVAGLLPDAVLLEIAGGHSTLESHPLAALRVMDRTRHGERGALHDEVPVLDRLPRRGLSARLPEIVDAAARIDRLVARLRRAPRGRTEPRVDG from the coding sequence ATGAGGACCGTGATCGGCGCCGTCCTGCGGGGCATCGCGCGAAGCTCGTCCGGACTCCGACACGTCCGGCGCCCGGCGGTCGTGGGCGCGCCCGAGTTCGATCTCGCCTACCTCCGGACGGGCCCGCGTTCGCGCCACCCGATCGTCGTCGTGCCGGGCGGTCCGGGTCTCGCCTCCACGCTCCCCTACCGCGATCTGCGGCGACGTGCGACCCGTCTGGGACTCGACCTGATCATGATCGAGCACCGGGGTATCGGCCTCTCGCGGACGGACACGAGGGCCGAGGATCTCCCCGCGTCGGCGATGCGCATCGAGGCGGTGCTCGACGACATCGCCGCCGTCCTGGACCGCGAGGACGTCGAGTCGGCGATCGTGTACGGCGCCTCGTACGGCAGCTACCTCGCGCAGGGGTTCGGCGTCCGCCACCCGACGCGCGTCCACGCGATGATCCTCGATTCTCCGATCCTGTCGACGCGGGATCACCTCGTCGAGCGCGAGCTCGTTCGAGACCTGCTGCTTCGCGGAGCGTCACCGGGGACCGCGCGACCGGCGGCCGCGATCCGACGGCTCCTCGCGGACGGTGAGGACCCCATCGACCTGCTGTGCGTCACCCGTGCCGCCTACGAGCTCGGTGGCCACCGGCTGCTCGACCACGTCCTGGCCCTCCGACTCCGGGGCGTGCGCGGCCTCGCATGGCGCGTACTCGACGCGTATGCCGGCCGCGGCGCGGTCGCCGGCGCGCCGATCCCGTGCATCTACGAGTTCGATCTCGTCGGCACGATCGCGTTCCGCGAGATGCGCTACGGGCCGGACCCCGACGGCGAGCCGTTCGATCCGACGCAGGCCTACGCGGCGCTCGCGCCCGACTACGAGCAGTTCGCCGGCGAACCGTTCGATCTCGAAGCCGAACTCCCCCGCTTCGTGTGGCCCGTCGTCGTCATGACCGGACACGACGATCTCCGCACACCGCCCTCCATCGCCCGACGCGTCGCCGGGCTGCTGCCCGACGCGGTCCTGCTCGAGATCGCGGGTGGCCACAGCACCCTCGAATCGCATCCGCTCGCGGCCCTTCGCGTCATGGATCGCACGCGTCACGGCGAGCGGGGCGCGCTCCACGACGAGGTGCCCGTCCTCGACCGGCTACCGCGCCGCGGCCTCTCGGCGCGGCTCCCCGAGATCGTTGACGCCGCTGCGCGGATCGACCGGCTCGTCGCTCGACTGCGACGCGCGCCACGCGGACGGACCGAGCCCCGCGTCGACGGGTAG
- a CDS encoding NUDIX hydrolase: MGEQSAVSVDVITLRIGEPDPGRIHVGVAPRRWEPFFGRLALPGVLLHAGERLQDAARRAVVGKLGISASAVVGTGQLAVFDEPTRDPRGPTMSIAMWAVVDTADAVATGFDDVLWRPCGEAGDLAFDHGRILTDGLAVAGERLLWHDEPFTRALLGAEFPASRAVAAAEALTGRRPEPGVLNRTLRALPGLERTDDTMRVGTRGRPAVLWRWREA, translated from the coding sequence ATGGGCGAGCAATCCGCGGTGTCGGTCGACGTGATCACGCTGCGCATCGGCGAACCCGACCCCGGGCGGATCCACGTCGGCGTCGCACCGCGCCGATGGGAGCCGTTCTTCGGACGGCTCGCACTCCCCGGAGTGCTCCTCCACGCAGGCGAGCGGCTCCAGGACGCGGCGCGGCGCGCGGTCGTGGGGAAGCTCGGTATCTCGGCGAGCGCCGTCGTGGGGACCGGCCAGCTGGCGGTGTTCGACGAACCGACCCGGGACCCGCGCGGCCCGACCATGTCGATCGCGATGTGGGCCGTCGTCGACACGGCCGACGCGGTCGCCACCGGCTTCGACGACGTGCTCTGGCGACCGTGCGGCGAGGCGGGCGACCTCGCCTTCGACCACGGCCGGATCCTCACGGACGGACTCGCGGTCGCCGGTGAACGCCTGCTGTGGCACGACGAACCGTTCACGCGGGCGCTCCTCGGCGCGGAGTTCCCGGCCAGCCGCGCCGTGGCCGCGGCGGAGGCGCTCACGGGCCGACGACCGGAACCGGGTGTGCTGAATCGGACGCTCCGCGCATTGCCGGGGTTGGAGCGGACGGACGACACGATGCGCGTCGGGACGAGGGGGCGCCCCGCCGTCCTGTGGCGCTGGCGCGAGGCCTGA